Below is a genomic region from Sulfitobacter guttiformis.
ATCCGGCGATGCGACCGTGTTCGGGCGTCTAGACGAGGAGATCGACGCTGTCGACGCAGAAGGCATCGGCTGGCACATTGTGCCGGGCATCACTTCCGCCTCTGCCGCTGTTGCCGCCATCGGGCAAAGCCTGACGCGGCGCGGGCGCAATGCCTCCGTCAGGTTTCTGACGGGCCATGACACCCGCGGTTTCGCCGATCACGATTGGTCCGCGCTTGCGCGCACCGGCGAGGTGGCGGCGATTTATATGGGTAAGAAGTCTGCCCGCTTTATACAGGGACGTTTGTTAATGCACGGCGCCGACCGGCACACGCCTGTGACTTTGGTCGAGAATGCCTCGCGCCCTGACCAGCGGGTGATCGAGACGACGCTCGATGTGCTTCCTTCTGCATTGGAGGCGGCAAACCTGTCCGGTCCCGCCCTTACTTTTCTAGGGCTTGCGCCGCGTGCTGCCCTTGCCGCTCTCCCTACTCTCAAACTCGAGGAGTTTGCATAATGACCAAATCTTTCAAACCGTCAGTCATCACCGCCAATGATTTACTTGTAGGCGATGTTGTCTATCTCAACGGCACCGATTGGGTCCGTAGCCTGTCGGAAGCAGAAGTGCTGACTGACGAGGCTGATGCCGACATCCGCTTGCTGGAGGCCTCGGCACAGGTGGCAACTGTTGTAGGCGTCTACCTCAGTCCGGTAGATACCTCCGATGGCGGCATCGAAACCACCCATTTCCGCGAAGCGTTCCGCGCGACCGGACCGTCCAACTATGCACATGGCAAAAGGGAGCACATCTGATGTACGCCTATACCGAATTTGACGATAATTTCCTGCGCAGCCGCAATGCACAGTTCCGCGCACAAGTGGAGCGCCGCATCGACGGCAGCCTGACCGAAGACGAGTTCAAGCCGCTGCGCCTGATGAACGGTCTCTACCTTCAGCTGCACGCCTATATGCTGCGCGTTGCGATCCCGTATGGCACGCTCAATGGCGCGCAGATGCACAGACTCGCCGACATTGCGGACAAGTGGGACAAGGGCTATGGCCACTTCACCACACGCCAGAACATTCAGTATAACTGGCCCGAATTGCGCGATGTACCGGACATGCTTGAT
It encodes:
- a CDS encoding DUF2849 domain-containing protein, encoding MTKSFKPSVITANDLLVGDVVYLNGTDWVRSLSEAEVLTDEADADIRLLEASAQVATVVGVYLSPVDTSDGGIETTHFREAFRATGPSNYAHGKREHI